A stretch of Caenorhabditis elegans chromosome IV DNA encodes these proteins:
- the Y54G2A.44 gene encoding DUF148 domain-containing protein (Confirmed by transcript evidence), which translates to MGVVTLMFIIKQRNFIAILKGSFRFSMTRAITIFLLCSLSVYVASDQIMVGALQKIFPYAAAAKVKTLTNTVNKQKSIAKAKAVVKKWVPKNWKATKVKPDAKNPLSKKGYAEKKAMTFIDYRYSLIKYINYLYKQAIATKYLTKEEATSMRTLFWAADAKANNNYIETTQTFMVEASQKIHKTPSIDQAMGELSGKFAKANAKDNANLQWTL; encoded by the exons ATGGGCGTCGTCACACTCATGTTTATTATAAAACAGCGGAACTTTATAGCGATTTTGAAAGGTTCCTTTCGTTTTTCG atgacACGTGCAATTACCATATTCCTCTTGTGTTCTCTTAGTGTCTACGTGGCAAGTGATCAAATTATGGTTGGAGCACTTCAGAAGATTTTCCCGTATGCTGCGGCGGCGAAGGTTAAAACG ctaaCCAACACTGTAAATAAGCAAAAAAGTATAGCCAAGGCGAAAGCAGTGGTGAAGAAATGGGTGCCGAAGAATTGG aaagcCACAAAAGTCAAGCCAGATGCCAAAAATCCCCTCTCAAAAAAAGGTTATGCAGAGAAGAAGGCGATGACCTTTATAGACTACAGATACTCCCTTATAAAGTACATCAATTATCTTTATAAACAGGCAATCGCCACCAAATACTTGACCAAAGAGGAGGCAACTAGT ATGAGAACCTTGTTCTGGGCTGCTGACGCCAAGGCGAACAACAACTACATCGAGACAACGCAGACGTTCATGGTGGAGGCTTCTCAAAAG attcatAAGACCCCTTCAATCGATCAAGCTATGGGCGAattgtctggaaaattcgCGAAGGCTAACGCTAAAGACAACGCTAACCTACAATGGACTCTGTGA
- the Y54G2A.10 gene encoding Lipoprotein (Confirmed by transcript evidence) — MKKVFWAADVKAANNYTMTCGQFMMDAASLVKDSDKLMAEVQKNTNLFAKANPTDFTNLQWNL; from the exons ATGAAGAAAGTTTTCTGGGCCGCTGATGTGAAGGCTGCCAACAACTATACTATGACGTGCGGACAATTCATGATGGACGCTGCTTCATTG gtgaAAGACTCAGATAAATTGATGGCTGAAGTACAGAAAAATACCAACTTGTTCGCCAAGGCCAATCCTACCGACTTCACTAACCTCCAGTGGAATCTTTAA
- the Y54G2A.10 gene encoding Gliding motility protein GldN (Confirmed by transcript evidence): MTRVIPILLLVALSVHVAQSQKIVAGALQKIFPYAAAAKVTALTTNLNKQTAIAKSKTVVKNWVPANWKAANAKPDAKNPLSKQAYAQNKALTFIDYRYSLVKYVNYLFKQGVSSKFLTQAEANNMKKVFWAADVKAANNYTMTCGQFMMDAASLVKDSDKLMAEVQKNTNLFAKANPTDFTNLQWNL; this comes from the exons atgacacGTGTTATACCCATATTGCTCCTAGTAGCTCTATCAGTCCATGTAGCACAAAGTCAGAAGATCGTGGCGGGAGCCTTGCAGAAGATCTTCCCGTATGCAGCGGCGGCGAAGGTTACAGCG ctcACTACAAACTTGAATAAGCAAACAGCAATTGCCAAATCGAAGACTGtagtgaaaaattgggttCCAGCGAACTGG aAAGCAGCAAACGCAAAGCCGGATGCCAAAAATCCCCTCTCTAAGCAAGCCTACGCACAGAACAAAGCCCTAACCTTTATAGACTACAGATATTCCCTTGTGAAATACGTAAACTACCTGTTCAAGCAGGGAGTTAGCTCCAAGTTCCTGACACAGGCCGAGGCAAATAATATGAAGAAAGTTTTCTGGGCCGCTGATGTGAAGGCTGCCAACAACTATACTATGACGTGCGGACAATTCATGATGGACGCTGCTTCATTG gtgaAAGACTCAGATAAATTGATGGCTGAAGTACAGAAAAATACCAACTTGTTCGCCAAGGCCAATCCTACCGACTTCACTAACCTCCAGTGGAATCTTTAA
- the Y54G2A.52 gene encoding uncharacterized protein (Partially confirmed by transcript evidence), with protein MLHIFIKFQYVLFRIILFFILIGVCSSFELFASSEKCNDTSGNPLNCPSNFIYYFECCANECCLRTQVVPAVIIAIGAIFMTGFCLVSCVAYCCCGE; from the exons ATGCTCcatattttcatcaaatttcaatatgtATTGTTTCGG attattttatttttcattttgatcgGAGTATGCTCcagttttgaattatttgcTTCAAGTGAAAAATGCAACGATACTAGTGGGAATCCGTTAAATT GCCCCAGTAATTTCATATACTACTTCGAATGTTGTGCAAACGAATGCTGCCTACGAACTCAG GTAGTACCCGCCGTGATTATCGCGATTGGAGCAATTTTCATGACAGGTTTTTGTTTGGTATCCTGTGTGGCGTACTGTTGTTGTGgagaataa
- the Y54G2A.32 gene encoding DUF148 domain-containing protein (Confirmed by transcript evidence) gives MTRVISLFLLCSLSAYVASDQIVVGALQKIFPYAAAAKVKTLTTNVNKQTTIAKAKTAVKNWVPKNWKAANAKPDAKNQLSKQAYAQNKALTFIDYRYSLKKYINYLYNQAISTKYLTKAEANNMKTMFWAADTKANNNYTVTCQTFMMEAMQKIKKTPTIQDSVTDLTGKFAKANAKDYANLQWTL, from the exons ATGACACGTGTCATTTCTCTGTTTCTCCTGTGTTCGCTAAGCGCCTACGTTGCAAGTGATCAAATTGTGGTTGGAGCACTTCAGAAGATTTTTCCGTATGCTGCGGCGGCCAAAGTTAAAACG ctaactACCAATGTGAATAAACAAACCACAATAGCCAAGGCAAAGACTGCAGTGAAGAATTGGGTGCCGAAGAATTGG AAAGCAGCAAACGCAAAGCCGGATGCCAAAAATCAGCTCTCCAAGCAAGCCTACGCACAGAACAAGGCTCTAACCTTCATCGACTACCGatattctctcaaaaaatacattaacTACCTATATAATCAGGCAATTTCCACAAAGTACTTGACTAAAGCTGAAGCAAACAAT ATGAAAACCATGTTCTGGGCTGCTGACACCAAGGCAAACAACAACTACACCGTGACATGCCAGACATTCATGATGGAAGCAATGCAAAAA atcAAGAAGACCCCAACAATTCAAGACTCTGTGACAGATTTGACTGGAAAGTTTGCGAAGGCCAACGCTAAAGACTATGCTAACCTTCAATGGACTCTATAG